A window from Dromaius novaehollandiae isolate bDroNov1 unplaced genomic scaffold, bDroNov1.hap1 HAP1_SCAFFOLD_168, whole genome shotgun sequence encodes these proteins:
- the LOC135325776 gene encoding sushi, nidogen and EGF-like domain-containing protein 1, producing the protein MSGPVTLAEPFVFYGRPHRSLYVNNNGVVSFGVGVPEFTPHPFPLPGHRPFVAPYWADVDTRRGGDVFYRQTRDPELLARVAQDLLPAVGPDDPTPRPTWALVATWDRVAFFGAASKKVNTFQAVLAMDDVTAFIILNYGDLQWTTGISNGGDPHTGLGGIPAQVGFNSGDDTHYYNVPGSRTPAVLAVGQGSNVGVPGRWVFRVDTFTATEATPGDTEGTTTAPATAEPPEEEEEEEQDTYICE; encoded by the exons ATGAGCGGCCCCGTGACGCTGGCGGAGCCCTTCGTCTTCTACGGCCGCCCCCACCGCTCCCTCTAC GTGAACAACAACGGCGTGGTGTCCTTCGGGGTGGGGGTGCCCGAGTTcaccccccaccccttccccctGCCGGGCCACCGTCCCTTCGTGGCCCCGTACTGGGCCGACGTGGACACGCGCCGCGGCGGGGACGTCTTCTACCGCCAGACCCGCGACCCCGAGCTGCTGGCCCGGGTGGCCCAGGACCTGCTGCCCGCCGTGGGGCCCGATGACCCCACGCCCCGACCCACCTGGGCCTTGGTGGCCACCTGGGACCGCGTGGCCTTCTTCGGGGCGGCCAGCAAGaag GTGAACACCTTCCAGGCCGTGCTGGCCATGGACGACGTCACGGCCTTCATCATCCTCAACTACGGTGACCTCCAATGGACCACGGGCATCTCCAATGGGGGCGACCCCCACACCGGCCTGGGGGGCATCCCGGCCCAG gTGGGCTTCAACAGCGGCGACGACACCCACTACTACAACGTGCCGGGCTCGCGGACGCCGGCGGTgctggccgtggggcagggctccAACGTGGGGGTCCCCGGGCGCTGGGTCTTCCGCGTCGACACCTTCACGGCCACCGAGGCCACGCCGGGGGACACCGAGGGGACGACGACGGCCCCGGCCACCGCGGAGccgcccgaggaggaggaggaggaggagcaggacaCCTACATCTGCGAGTG
- the LOC135325777 gene encoding IgGFc-binding protein-like codes for MHRAKKCNGGRCPRQVDGVLLDLPFSHGDLVTAFASGAHGVLRTAFDLSVTFDWQSHARVLLPAAYAGAVCGLCGDADGDAGDDFAGPDGRQAPDADALGRSWQLGGAPGCTSGCGAGGCPGCSAAELRLYRGDKHCGVLGRAAGPLAACYAVLDPAPFRDDCLHDACRHRGHRAGVCGAVAAYVAECQRHGVALRPWRSAAFCSPQCPPHSHYELCGPGCPATCAGLSPAPGCEAAPCAEGCVCDAGYVRGGTACVPPARCGCLHRGRYHAAGSEFVPCPRCTERCVCNPGGSVECRPGGCGPGEECAVRDGLRGCFPAACRRCEWRGAGGLRALDGRRSRLSDGCGFLLAEVAAAGDGDGDGDEEAFAVRVERERGGLLSRVLVTALGYTVAMSQEGGLEVTVDGERHLPPLALARGRLGVTRAGATALLRGPGGLRLLFVPGASYALLTLPVARASRVRGLCGDTGDTGGDKATDAWKTPGAGDGCGDGCGDACTRCNPATPSGCSLMADAAGPFGGCHRVVAPGDYVAGCAREACGAGDGSGDDAGTRAAVCRGLQGYAAACQAAGAELREWREEAACPLPCPAHSHYALCSRSCGTSCAGLSAADRCSPKCFEGCECDAGFLASGARCVPADACGCWHRGRYFEIATTVLSEDCTESCTCRAAGGVSCQRRGCPFGQACVLRGGTRGCAEQPGLCALAPGSRFVTFDGAAGPGVPAGVYEVAAVCDGAGAAWFRVVVAVGEDPREDHAAVAALHLFTRGPFVTVRRSKKVWVNGMPTTVPAKASETLTITESQSGDLVIEEAPTFVVRLSPRGEMTVAVPTELGGRLCGACGNYNGDSADDLRLPGERWVDGVEELLQAWKAPDLSLGRNG; via the exons ATGCACCGTGCAAAGAAATGCAACGGCGGCCGGTGTCCCCGGCAGGTCGACGGCGTCCTGCTGGACCTGCCCTTCAGCCACGGCGACCTGGTGACGGCCTTCGCCTCGGGGGCGCACGGGGTGCTGCGCACCGCCTTCGACCTCAGCGTCACCTTCGACTGGCAGAGCCACGCCCGGGTGCTGCTGCCGGCCGCCTACGCCGGCGCCGTCTGCGGCCTCTGCGGCGACGCCGACGGCGACGCCGGCGACGACTTCGCCGGCCCCGACGGGCGCCAGGCGCCCGACGCCGACGCCCTGGGCCGCAGCTGGCAGCTGGGCGGGGCGCCGGGCTGCACATCTGGCTGCGGCGCCGGCGGGTGCCCGGGGTGCTCGGCGGCCGAGCTGCGCCTCTACCGGGGCGACAAGCACTGCGGGGtgctggggcgggcggcggggccgctggCGGCCTGTTACGCCGTCCTCGACCCGGCGCCCTTCCGCGACGACTGCCTGCACGACGCCTGCCGCCACCGGGGCCACCGCGCCGGCGTCTGCGGAGCCGTGGCCGCCTACGTGGCCGAGTGCCAGCGGCACGGCGTGGCCCTGCGGCCCTGGCGGAGCGCGGCCTTCTGCA gcccccagtgccccccgcACTCCCACTACGAGCTctgcggccccggctgcccggccACGTGCGCCGGACTGAGCCCGGCGCCCGGCTGCGAAGCCGCCCCGTGCGCCGAAGGCTGCGTCTGCGACGCCGGCTACGTCCGCGGCGGCACCGCCTGCGTCCCCCCCGCCCGCTGCGGCTGCCTCCACCGCGGCCGCTACCACGCCGCCGGCTCCGAGTTCGTCCCTTGTCCCCGTTGCACCGAGCGCTGCGTCTGCAACCCCGGCGGCTCCGTCGAGTGCCGGCCCGGCGGCTGCGGCCCGGGCGAGGAATGCGCCGTGCGCGACGGCCTCCGCGGTTGCTTCCCGGCGGCGTGCCGGCGGTGCGAGTGGCGTGGCGCCGGCGGCCTCCGCGCCTTGGACGGGCGCCGATCCCGGCTCTCCGACGGCTGCGGGTTCCTGCTGGCCGAGGTGGCGGCggccggggacggggacggggacggggacgaggAGGCCTTCGCCGTGCGGGTGGAGAGGGAGCGCGGCGGGCTGCTGAGCCGGGTGCTGGTCACCGCCCTGGGCTACACCGTCGCCATGAGCCAGGAGGGCGGCTTGGAGGTCACG GTGGACGGCGAGCGGCACCTCCCGCCGCTGGCGCTGGCCCGGGGACGCCTGGGGGTGACGCGGGCGGGAGCCACCGCGCtgctgcggggccccggcggcctcCGCCTCCTCTTCGTCCCCGGCGCCTCTTACGCCCTGCTGACGCTGCCGGTGGCCCGGGCCAGCCGCGTGCGGGGGCTCTGCGGTGACACCGGTGACACCGGCGGTGACAAAgccaccgacgcctggaaaaccCCCGGCGCCGGCGACGGTTGCGGCGACGGTTGCGGTGACGCTTGCACGCGGTGCAACCCCGCGACGCCGAGCGGTTGTAGCCTGATGGCTGATGCCGCGGGTCCCTTCGGCGGGTGTCACCGGGTGGTGGCACCTGGGGACTACGTGGCCGGGTGCGCGCGGGAGGCCTGCGGCGCCGGGGACGGCTCCGGGGACGACGCGGGGACGCGGGCGGCCGTGtgccgggggctgcagggctaCGCGGCCGCTTGCCAGGCCGCCGGCGCGGAGCTGCGGGAGTGGCGGGAGGAGGCCGCTTGCC CCCTGCCGTGCCCGGCCCACAGCCACTACGCGCTCTGCAGCCGCTCGTGCGGCACCTCCTGCGCCGGCCTCTCCGCCGCCGACCGCTGCAGCCCCAAGTGCTTCGAGGGCTGCGAGTGCGACGCCGGCTTCCTCGCCAGCGGCGCCCGCTGCGTCCCCGCCGACGCCTGCGGCTGCTGGCACCGCGGCCGCTACTTCGAG ATCGCCACCACGGTGCTCTCGGAGGACTGCACGGAGAGCTGCACGtgccgggcggcgggcggcgtcAGCTGCCAGCGCAGGGGCTGCCCCTTCGGCCAGGCCTGCGTCCTGCGCGGCGGCACCCGGGGCTGCGCCGAGCAGCCGGGTCTCTGCGCCCTGGCGCCCGGCAGCCGCTTCGTCACCTTCGAcggcgccgcgggccccggcgtccccgccgGCGTCTACGAGGTGGCGGCCGTCTGCGACGGCGCCGGAGCCGCCTGGTTCCgcgtggtggtggcggtgggCGAGGACCCCCGGGAGGACCACGCCGCCGTGGCCGCCCTGCACCTCTTCACCCGCGGGCCCTTCGTCACCGTCCGGAGGAGCAAGAAGGTCTGG GTCAATGGGATGCCCACGACGGTCCCCGCCAAGGCCTCCGAAACCTTGACCATCACCGAGTCCCAGAGCGGCGACCTGGTCATCGAGGAAGCCCCCACCTTCGTCGTCCGCCTCAGCCCCCGCGGCGAGATGACGGTGGCCGTCCCCACGGAGCTGGGCGGGCGCCTCTGCGGCGCCTGCGGCAACTACAACGGCGACAGCGCCGACGACCTCCGGCTGCCCGGCGAGCGCTGGGTGGACGGCGTGGAGGAGCTCCTCCAGGCCTGGAAGGCGCCCGACCTGTCGCTG GGCCGGAACGggtaa